Within bacterium, the genomic segment AACCGCTGGTGAAAGCTGGTCAAGGTGTCAATTGCCGCACTCACCAGGCCGTGGAAGACCTCCTGATGAATGACCCATTGGTCGAGCGGATCGATGACAACAATCCGCTGCTTTGCCTGCAAATGTCCAAGATGACCGGCTATTCTGTCCTGATCGAGATTGAGGCGGGTTGTCAGACGGGCATTGTTGATTCCCTGGATTCCCGCCTGACGGACGATGAATTCAAGGCGCGTCAGATCATCTCCCTCTTCCAGAATACGGAGCCCAGAAAGGACCGCCGCATCAGACCGCCGGTGCCGGGATGGAAGGTTGTCGATGATGTTTCCGCCTCCGATGGTGATGACCGGAGAATAGGAGCGCACCACAAAGCGGTCTTTGGCCATCAGGGCCAGGGGGGATTCGAGCTGGAATTGAACCAGGGCCTCCTGACCGGGTGCAAGCTCCTCCTCCTTGTCGAGCAGGACCGCTCTGGCCAGCACCTCCGATGTTCCGGCATGAAACCGCAGGCGGGCCCGGTTCTTCAGCGGATGAGGAGCGGACGGGAGAAGGGAAATTCGCCCGTCGAGAAGATAGGAGGCCTGCAAATGGGAAGGCAGTGATACCACATCCCCGCGGGTCAGGTCTGCCTTTTCCACGCCATGCAGGTTAATGGCCACCCGCTGTCCGGCCAGGGCCTCTTCCACCGACTGGTTATAGACCTGAATTCCCCGGATCTTGGCCTGTTTCCCGCCGGGGAATATTTCAACGGTCAGGCCCTTTTTCAAAGTCCCCGATAAGAGCGTACCGGTAACTACCGTCCCGAATCCTTTCATGGTGAATATCCGGTCAACCGGCAGCCGGCAGATACCTCCCGGATTCCGGGGCGAAACGCTTTTGGCCAGTTCTTCAAGGCCCTTGAGCAGAGCCGGGATCCCCTGGCCGGTCGTGGCCGAGACCGGAAAGATGGGGGCGTTTTCCAGGAAGGATTCCCGGACAAAACTCCTGACATCATCAAGGACCAGCTCCAGCCACTCCGGATCAACCATGTCTGTCTTGGTGACCACCACGATCCCCTTCTGGACCTGGAGCAGACGGCAGATATCGAAGTGCTCGCTGGTCTGGGGCATGACCCCTTCATCAGCGGCGATAATCAGCATCACCGCATCGATGCCGGTCACTCCGGCCACCATATGCCGCACAAACCGCTCATGACCCGGCACATCGACAATGCCAAGGCGCTCTCCATCCGGCAGGTCCAGATGGGCAAATCCCAGCTCGATCGTGATTCCCCGCTCTTTTTCCTCCTTCAGCCTGTCCGTGTCAATGCCGGTCAAGGCCCGAACCAGGGTCGTTTTCCCATGATCAATGTGCCCGGCGGTCCCCAGGATAATCCACTTAGAGTCCATCCCAAAGCTCCATTCCAAATAAAGAAAAGACACCACACAGACACAGAGACACAGAGAAAAGCACAGGATGTCGCGGTGTCTTTATCTTTTTCAAGGTATCACCTCGCATCGCTTCCCCACTGTTCGAGAATTTGTCTGCCTGCCTGGATAATCTCCGGCACATCCTCATCCTGAATGGTCCGCAGGCTCAAAAGAAACCGTCCATGATTGATGCGCCCCAGAACAGGAGGCTGATTCAGGCGAAACCGCTCCTCGAGCTGGTTGATTTCTTTTCCGGATGAGGAGATGGCCACCGAAAGGGAAGGAATGTTGTGCAGGGGAAAGGAGCCGCCGCCCACCTGGGCATCGTCATCGACCATCTCGATACTGACAGTATCATCATCATGCCGGTCTGAGGCCAGACCTTCCAGTATCCGTCTCCCCCGCTCCTCAAGCTGCTGACGGGAGGCGGTGATCAT encodes:
- the selB gene encoding selenocysteine-specific translation elongation factor, whose protein sequence is MDSKWIILGTAGHIDHGKTTLVRALTGIDTDRLKEEKERGITIELGFAHLDLPDGERLGIVDVPGHERFVRHMVAGVTGIDAVMLIIAADEGVMPQTSEHFDICRLLQVQKGIVVVTKTDMVDPEWLELVLDDVRSFVRESFLENAPIFPVSATTGQGIPALLKGLEELAKSVSPRNPGGICRLPVDRIFTMKGFGTVVTGTLLSGTLKKGLTVEIFPGGKQAKIRGIQVYNQSVEEALAGQRVAINLHGVEKADLTRGDVVSLPSHLQASYLLDGRISLLPSAPHPLKNRARLRFHAGTSEVLARAVLLDKEEELAPGQEALVQFQLESPLALMAKDRFVVRSYSPVITIGGGNIIDNLPSRHRRSDAAVLSGLRILEEGDDLTRLEFIVRQAGIQGINNARLTTRLNLDQDRIAGHLGHLQAKQRIVVIDPLDQWVIHQEVFHGLVSAAIDTLTSFHQRFALKSGMSREELKVRLHPDLDSRLYARIISSLLEQGKIIVQEKTLSLSTHQIRLTPEEEKQKAKILDMCRQAGYQPPGLDEVAQTCHASGIDVARLIQHLIDEGTLIKLKEGLLFHQQALSQIQQKLQSYLQHKTDISVAEFKDLFGFSRKYAIALLEYFDTSNLTMRLGDKRILKKRREAP